In a genomic window of Thalassophryne amazonica chromosome 12, fThaAma1.1, whole genome shotgun sequence:
- the LOC117522683 gene encoding retinoid isomerohydrolase isoform X2, whose protein sequence is MVSRFEHPAGGYRKIFETCEELAEPVPATVTGRIPSFLKGSLLRLGPGLFEIGDEPFYHLFDGQALMHKFEFKNGQVTYFRRFLRTDAYVRAITEKRVVITEFGTFAYPDPCKNIFSRFFSYFKGVEVTDNCLVNVYPVGEDFYAVTETNFITKVNPDTLETLKKVDMCNYININGVTAHPHIERDGTVYNIGNCMGKGATLAYNIVRIPPTQKGQSDPIEKSRVVVQFPSAEKFKPSYVHSFGMSENYFVFVETPVKINLLKFLSAWSVRGSNYMDCFESNESQGTLFHIAIKDPGQYVDHKFKGAAIGLFHHINTYEDQGFIVFDLCTWKGFEFVYNYLWLANLRANWEEVKKAAMIAPQPEVRRYVIPLDIHKEEQGKNLVSLPYTTATAVMHADGTVWLEPEVLFSGPHQAFEFPQINYKKYSGKNYTYAYGLGLNHFIPDRICKLNVRTKETWVWQEPATYPSEPLFVQTPDGVDEDDAEYVMMMIVTMYLQKKTEKKM, encoded by the exons ATGGTCAGCCG ATTTGAACATCCAGCTGGTGGTTACAGGAAGATTTTTGAGACGTGTGAAGAGCTCGCTGAGCCAGTTCCAGCGACAGTCACAG GCAGGATTCCTTCTTTTCTGAAGGGAAGTCTTCTCCGTCTGGGACCTGGACTTTTTGAAATTGGGGATGAACCTTTTTATCACCTCTTTGATGGACAAGCCCTCATGCACAAGTTTGAGTTTAAGAATGGCCAGGTCACCTACTTCAGAAG ATTTCTCAGAACTGATGCTTATGTGAGAGCCATCACGGAGAAGCGTGTTGTGATCACAGAGTTTGGCACGTTTGCGTATCCTGATCCCTGCAAAAATATTTTCTCCAG GTTTTTCTCTTACTTCAAAGGTGTTGAGGTCACAGATAATTGCTTGGTGAATGTTTATCCCGTCGGTGAAGATTTTTATGCTGTCACAGAAACCAACTTCATCACCAAAGTCAACCCCGACACCTTAGAGACGCTGAAAAAG GTTGATATGTGCAACTATATCAACATTAACGGCGTGACAGCCCATCCCCACATAGAGAGAGATGGAACTGTGTATAACATCGGAAACTGCATGGGAAAAGGAGCAACCCTGGCCTACAACATTGTCAGGATTCCTCCCACACAGAAAG GTCAATCTGATCCTATTGAGAAGTCCAGGGTGGTGGTGCAATTCCCAAGCGCTGAGAAGTTCAAACCATCCTACGTGCACAG CTTTGGCATGTCAGAgaactattttgtttttgtggaaactcCTGTGAAAATCAACTTGCTGAAATTCTTGAGTGCCTGGAGTGTCCGAGGCTCCAACTACATGGACTGCTTTGAGTCCAATGAAAGCCAAGGA ACACTATTCCACATCGCCATAAAAGACCCAGGACAGTATGTTGATCACAAGTTCAAAGGGGCTGCCATTGGCCTGTTTCATCACATCAACACCTACGAGGACCAGGGTTTCATTGTGTTTGATCTCTGTACATGGAAAGG TTTTGAGTTTGTCTACAACTATCTCTGGCTGGCCAACTTGCGGGCCAACTGGGAAGAAGTGAAGAAGGCGGCCATGATAGCACCCCAGCCTGAGGTGCGCAGATATGTGATACCCTTGGACATCCACAAG GAGGAACAGGGGAAGAACCTCGTCAGCCTGCCGTACACCACTGCCACAGCAGTGATGCACGCCGACGGAACCGTCTGGCTAGAACCTGAAGTACTGTTCTCTGGACCCCATCAAG ccttTGAGTTTCCTCAGATAAACTACAAGAAGTATTCAGGGAAAAATTACACATATGCCTACGGTCTGGGCCTCAACCATTTCATACCAGACAGG ATCTGCAAGTTAAACGTGAGGACCAAGGAGACCTGGGTATGGCAAGAACCAGCCACCTATCCCTCAGAGCCCCTGTTTGTTCAGACTCCTGATGGGGTAGATGAGGATGATG CAGAgtatgtgatgatgatgatagtcaCCATGTATTTACAAAAGAAGACTGAGAAGAAAATGTAG
- the LOC117522683 gene encoding retinoid isomerohydrolase isoform X1, protein MVSRFEHPAGGYRKIFETCEELAEPVPATVTGRIPSFLKGSLLRLGPGLFEIGDEPFYHLFDGQALMHKFEFKNGQVTYFRRFLRTDAYVRAITEKRVVITEFGTFAYPDPCKNIFSRFFSYFKGVEVTDNCLVNVYPVGEDFYAVTETNFITKVNPDTLETLKKVDMCNYININGVTAHPHIERDGTVYNIGNCMGKGATLAYNIVRIPPTQKGQSDPIEKSRVVVQFPSAEKFKPSYVHSFGMSENYFVFVETPVKINLLKFLSAWSVRGSNYMDCFESNESQGTLFHIAIKDPGQYVDHKFKGAAIGLFHHINTYEDQGFIVFDLCTWKGFEFVYNYLWLANLRANWEEVKKAAMIAPQPEVRRYVIPLDIHKEEQGKNLVSLPYTTATAVMHADGTVWLEPEVLFSGPHQAFEFPQINYKKYSGKNYTYAYGLGLNHFIPDRICKLNVRTKETWVWQEPATYPSEPLFVQTPDGVDEDDGVLLTIVVAPGSQRPGFLLILNAKDLSEIARAEVECNIPVTFHGMYKP, encoded by the exons ATGGTCAGCCG ATTTGAACATCCAGCTGGTGGTTACAGGAAGATTTTTGAGACGTGTGAAGAGCTCGCTGAGCCAGTTCCAGCGACAGTCACAG GCAGGATTCCTTCTTTTCTGAAGGGAAGTCTTCTCCGTCTGGGACCTGGACTTTTTGAAATTGGGGATGAACCTTTTTATCACCTCTTTGATGGACAAGCCCTCATGCACAAGTTTGAGTTTAAGAATGGCCAGGTCACCTACTTCAGAAG ATTTCTCAGAACTGATGCTTATGTGAGAGCCATCACGGAGAAGCGTGTTGTGATCACAGAGTTTGGCACGTTTGCGTATCCTGATCCCTGCAAAAATATTTTCTCCAG GTTTTTCTCTTACTTCAAAGGTGTTGAGGTCACAGATAATTGCTTGGTGAATGTTTATCCCGTCGGTGAAGATTTTTATGCTGTCACAGAAACCAACTTCATCACCAAAGTCAACCCCGACACCTTAGAGACGCTGAAAAAG GTTGATATGTGCAACTATATCAACATTAACGGCGTGACAGCCCATCCCCACATAGAGAGAGATGGAACTGTGTATAACATCGGAAACTGCATGGGAAAAGGAGCAACCCTGGCCTACAACATTGTCAGGATTCCTCCCACACAGAAAG GTCAATCTGATCCTATTGAGAAGTCCAGGGTGGTGGTGCAATTCCCAAGCGCTGAGAAGTTCAAACCATCCTACGTGCACAG CTTTGGCATGTCAGAgaactattttgtttttgtggaaactcCTGTGAAAATCAACTTGCTGAAATTCTTGAGTGCCTGGAGTGTCCGAGGCTCCAACTACATGGACTGCTTTGAGTCCAATGAAAGCCAAGGA ACACTATTCCACATCGCCATAAAAGACCCAGGACAGTATGTTGATCACAAGTTCAAAGGGGCTGCCATTGGCCTGTTTCATCACATCAACACCTACGAGGACCAGGGTTTCATTGTGTTTGATCTCTGTACATGGAAAGG TTTTGAGTTTGTCTACAACTATCTCTGGCTGGCCAACTTGCGGGCCAACTGGGAAGAAGTGAAGAAGGCGGCCATGATAGCACCCCAGCCTGAGGTGCGCAGATATGTGATACCCTTGGACATCCACAAG GAGGAACAGGGGAAGAACCTCGTCAGCCTGCCGTACACCACTGCCACAGCAGTGATGCACGCCGACGGAACCGTCTGGCTAGAACCTGAAGTACTGTTCTCTGGACCCCATCAAG ccttTGAGTTTCCTCAGATAAACTACAAGAAGTATTCAGGGAAAAATTACACATATGCCTACGGTCTGGGCCTCAACCATTTCATACCAGACAGG ATCTGCAAGTTAAACGTGAGGACCAAGGAGACCTGGGTATGGCAAGAACCAGCCACCTATCCCTCAGAGCCCCTGTTTGTTCAGACTCCTGATGGGGTAGATGAGGATGATG GTGTGCTGTTGACCATCGTGGTGGCTCCTGGTTCCCAGAGACCTGGATTCCTCCTGATCCTCAATGCCAAGGATCTGTCTGAGATCGCGCGAGCAGAAGTAGAGTGCAACATTCCTGTCACCTTCCATGGGATGTACAAACCCTAA